AGCTGATCGAAGATGCCATCGAGAATCAGGAATATGAGCGCTATGCCGCCAATCTTGAAGGCTACGATCTCGATGAAGGCGACGAGGAGCTGATTTCCGGCCGTGGCTTTGAAGACGGAGCCCGCAAGTCCGGCCCCAAGCCGGTCGGCGTGCTGGCTATTGTCGGCCGCCCGAACGTGGGCAAGTCCTCTCTGGTCAATCGCATTCTTGGCCGCCGTGCAGCCGTGGTGGAGGACACCCCCGGCGTGACTCGTGACCGTGTGAGCTATGACGCGGAATGGGCCGGAACCGATTTCAAGCTCGTGGATACTGGCGGCTGGGAAGCCGATGTCGAAGGCATCGAATCGGCCATCGCCTCACAGGCTCAGGTCGCCGTGACTTTGGCCGATGCCGTGGTGTTCGTGGTCGATGGCCAGGTCGGTATGACCACCACCGACGAGCGTATCGTCAAGATGCTGCGCGCCTCGGGCAAGCCGGTCGTGCTGGCCGTCAACAAAATCGACGACAACGCCAGCGAATACCTTGCCGCTGAGTTCTGGAAGCTCGGTCTCGGCGAACCGTACTCCATTTCTGCCATGCACGGCAGGGGAGTGGGCGACCTGTTGGACGTGGCCCTTGGCAAGCTGAAGGAAGCGGAGAAGGCTTCCGGTTATCTCACGCCGTCCGGTCTGCGCCGCGTGGCTCTAGTGGGCCGCCCAAATGTGGGCAAGTCCTCCCTGCTGAACCAACTGGCTCATTCGGAACGTGCCGTGGTCAACGATTTGGCCGGCACCACGCGTGACCCGGTCGATGAGATCGTCGACATCGACGGTGAAGACTGGCTGTTTATCGACACCGCTGGTATCAAGCGTCGCCAGCACAAGCTCACCGGCGCGGAATACTATTCGTCCCTGCGCACGCAGGCCGCCATCGAGCGTTCCGAACTGGCATTGATTCTGTTCGACGCCTCGCAACCCATCTCCGATCAGGATTTGAAGGTCATGTCCACCGCCGTGGACGCTGGCCGTGCCATCGTGCTCGTGTTCAACAAGTGGGATGCGATGGATGAGTTCGACAAACAGCGTCTGGAACGTTTGTGGAACACCGAATTCGACCGCGTGATGTGGGCCGAGCGTGTGAACTTGTCCGCCAAGACCGGTTGGCACACCAACCGTCTGGCTCGCGCGATGAACACTGCTTTG
This sequence is a window from Bifidobacterium breve DSM 20213 = JCM 1192. Protein-coding genes within it:
- the der gene encoding bifunctional cytidylate kinase/GTPase Der, producing MIRVAIDGPAGVGKSSTSKALAKYFNYAYLDTGAMYRACAWWCLKSGIDLDAETVDERVITETVGEFFTGDHFDISVDPDDPRVYADGEDISEAIRSTEVSTHVSKVSNVIPVRNVLIAAQRAYIAREASLDSFSGGLGVVAEGRDITTVVAPDAEVRILLTAREEVRQARRTGQAVKGVGAEDVAARDKADAKVTSFLSAADGVTTIDNSDMDFEHTLDVMIKLIEDAIENQEYERYAANLEGYDLDEGDEELISGRGFEDGARKSGPKPVGVLAIVGRPNVGKSSLVNRILGRRAAVVEDTPGVTRDRVSYDAEWAGTDFKLVDTGGWEADVEGIESAIASQAQVAVTLADAVVFVVDGQVGMTTTDERIVKMLRASGKPVVLAVNKIDDNASEYLAAEFWKLGLGEPYSISAMHGRGVGDLLDVALGKLKEAEKASGYLTPSGLRRVALVGRPNVGKSSLLNQLAHSERAVVNDLAGTTRDPVDEIVDIDGEDWLFIDTAGIKRRQHKLTGAEYYSSLRTQAAIERSELALILFDASQPISDQDLKVMSTAVDAGRAIVLVFNKWDAMDEFDKQRLERLWNTEFDRVMWAERVNLSAKTGWHTNRLARAMNTALESWDQRIPTGKLNAFLGRIQAAHPHPLRGGKQPRILFATQASTRPPRFVIFATGFLEHGYRRYIERQLREEFGFEGTPIQISVNIREKKRK